The following proteins come from a genomic window of Pirellula staleyi DSM 6068:
- the dcd gene encoding dCTP deaminase, with amino-acid sequence MILSGEEIRQNLGTNINIDPFDPEKLNPNSYNLTLHNELITYEEVVLDMAQPNRTRRILIPQEGLVLSPQKLYLARTVERTETHNFVPMIEGRSSIGRLGLFVHVTAGFGDVGFCGYWTLEMFAVQPIRIYPGISICQIFYHQIAGDIVEYKSDKYQHNRDIQASMLYKELNPHSVSRESQLAFSFARPPAEKS; translated from the coding sequence ATGATTCTGTCAGGCGAAGAAATTCGGCAAAATCTCGGCACGAACATCAACATCGATCCATTCGATCCCGAGAAACTGAATCCCAACAGCTACAACCTGACGCTGCACAACGAGCTCATCACCTACGAAGAGGTGGTGCTCGATATGGCCCAGCCCAATCGAACGCGCCGGATTCTGATTCCTCAGGAAGGACTCGTGCTGAGTCCCCAGAAGCTGTATCTGGCCCGCACTGTCGAGCGCACGGAGACGCATAATTTTGTCCCGATGATTGAAGGTCGCTCTTCGATTGGTCGGCTCGGACTTTTTGTCCACGTCACGGCGGGCTTTGGCGACGTCGGCTTCTGCGGCTACTGGACGCTCGAAATGTTTGCCGTTCAGCCGATTCGCATCTATCCGGGCATCTCGATTTGCCAAATTTTCTACCATCAGATCGCGGGCGATATTGTCGAATACAAGAGCGACAAGTATCAGCACAACCGCGATATTCAGGCGAGCATGCTCTACAAAGAGCTGAATCCGCATTCGGTTTCGCGCGAATCGCAGCTGGCCTTCTCGTTTGCTCGGCCACCCGCTGAAAAGTCCTAG